CCACATCACCCAACTCCCCGCGCCAGACATTGAAGTTAGCCGAGCGGGGCCTGAGCGTCAATCGACCCCGGTTGCCCTATGGCCTTGTCTGACAGGCCGTTACGTGAGCTCCCCGCGGTACTGGCGCCGCCGGGTTCGCCCGGCTCCGGCCAAAGACCTCTGCTGCCTGTCCAGTGACGCGTAATCGGTCACTCTGGCAATAGCCCAAGCAACGCAATCATCCGCCCGTCCCGCCCCGATGACCGCCGATGGCTCATGAAGCGACCCGCGTCGTGCGCCGAGCAGAGCGGCGAGACCGAGAGGTCGGTGATGCCAAGCGCTCCGGCCTGATCCGCGATCACCCCGCGGAGGTCGAGCCCGCCGGCAGCCCCATCGGCGAGCGGCCGCCCGCAGGCCGAGGCAACCTCGGCTCCGACTTCGTAACAGGACTCGCAGATCCCGACTCCGACGTGGACCGCGAGATCCTCGGCGCGTGACCGCGACCGCTGCGCCAGCAGCTCGACGCCCGCCCGGAGAATCTCGCCAGCCGTGCCCCGCCAGCCCGAATGAAGCAGCGCGACGGCCCGCCGCACCGGATCGATCAGGTAGATCGGAATGCAGTCGGCCAGCGACACCGTGAGCAACAGGCCCGGCGCGGCGGTGGCATGGCCGTCGGCTCCATGGAGGAGAGTCCAGCCCGCTCGAGCCTGATCGTGCCAGAGTACGGTGACGCCGTGGACCTGACGGGCCACGACAATCCCGCTGAACCCCGGGACAGCCTCCTGGACCCGCCGCCAG
The Gemmatimonadales bacterium genome window above contains:
- a CDS encoding polyphenol oxidase family protein; amino-acid sequence: MTEVAVLAEQTVAGAPVPWALVPGWRERFGVVAGITERGDPADPFDLGLAGTAPIGAVLERWRRVQEAVPGFSGIVVARQVHGVTVLWHDQARAGWTLLHGADGHATAAPGLLLTVSLADCIPIYLIDPVRRAVALLHSGWRGTAGEILRAGVELLAQRSRSRAEDLAVHVGVGICESCYEVGAEVASACGRPLADGAAGGLDLRGVIADQAGALGITDLSVSPLCSAHDAGRFMSHRRSSGRDGRMIALLGLLPE